Proteins encoded by one window of Toxotes jaculatrix isolate fToxJac2 chromosome 22, fToxJac2.pri, whole genome shotgun sequence:
- the med21 gene encoding mediator of RNA polymerase II transcription subunit 21, translating to MFRDFAKTENMADRLTQLQDAVNSLADQFCNAIGVLQQCAPPASFSNIQTAINKDQPANPTEEYAQLFAALIARTAKDVDVLIDSLPSEESTAALQAASLRQLEEENHEAAARLEEVVNRGDMLLEKIQSALADIAQSQLRTRNGAPSQPSPAES from the exons ATGTTTCGGGATTTtgctaaaacagaaaacatggcGGACAGGCTAACGCAACTTCAAGACGCTGTCAATTCG CTTGCAGATCAGTTTTGTAATGCCATCGGCGTCCTGCAACAATgtgctcctcctgcttccttCAGTAACATCCAGACGGCTATTAACAAGGATCAGCCTGCAAATCCAACCGAAG AATATGCCCAGCTGTTTGCAGCCCTGATAGCCAGAACAGCTAAAGATGTGGATGTGCTAATCGACTCTCTGCCCAGTGAAGAGTCCACGGCAGCTCTGcag GCGGCCAGTCTGCGGCAGCTGGAAGAGGAGAACCATGAGGCAGCAGCTCGTCTGGAGGAAGTGGTTAACCGTGGCGATATGCTCCTTGAGAAGATCCAGAGCGCTCTGGCTGACATAGCTCAGTCTCAGCTTCGCACCCGCAATGGAGCACCAAGCCAGCCCTCGCCCGCCGAATCCTGA
- the fgfr1op2 gene encoding FGFR1 oncogene partner 2 homolog — translation MSCSLSSPGMNCTLQKVLADARSLVERLRNHDNAAEMLIEQTTSLNKRVEAMKQYQEEIDSLNQVARHRPRSSLVLGIQQENRQIRELQQENKELRTSLEEHQSALELIMTKYREQVFRLLMASKRDDPAIVTQLKEQHTTEMQAHIDKINEMATVMRKAIEVDEGRICEDEERIKQLELENSGLRELLGISREAFLVLKREDASESTSLSPLLTSADVSLRKS, via the exons ATGTCTTGCAGTTTGAGTTCTCCAG GCATGAACTGTACCTTACAGAAGGTCTTGGCAGATGCCAGATCATTAGTGGAAAGGCTTCGTAACCATGACAACGCTGCTGAGATGTTAATTGAACAGACAACATCCCTCAACAAGCGAGTGGAGGCCATGAAGCAG TACCAGGAGGAGATTGATTCACTGAACCAGGTTGCACGACATCGGCCTCGTTCCAGTCTGGTCCTTGGAATCCAGCAGGAAAACCGTCAGATCAGAGAACTccagcaggaaaacaaag AGCTAAGGACATCGTTGGAGGAACACCAGTCTGCATTAGAGCTCATCATGACCAAGTACAGGGAGCAGGTGTTCAGGCTCCTCATGGCCAGCAAGAGGGATGATCCTGCCATTGTGACCCAGCTGAAAGAGCAGCACACCACG GAAATGCAGGCGCATATAGACAAGATCAATGAGATGGCCACTGTGATGAGGAAGGCGATAGAGGTGGATGAGGGGCGGATatgtgaggatgaggagaggatTAAACAGCTAGAG ctggAGAACAGTGGGCTTCGAGAGCTGCTGGGAATCAGTCGCGAGGCTTTCCTGGTCCTAAAGAGAGAAGATGCATCAGAGAGCACGTCGCTGTCGCCATTGCTGACCAGTGCTGACGTCAGCTTACGAAAAAGTTAG